The sequence TGCCGCCGAGAATCTTCCACAGCGCGACGACATTCGGGCCGTCTGCCATGCAGCGCGAGGCGAGGGCGGCGGTCATCAGCACCGGCAGGTGCAGGATCATGCCGGGCAGGAGCAATGGAGTCAGGCACAGCGGCAGCAGGTCCGGTCGCGCCGGAGTGGCCCGCAGCGCCAGGTTGCGGATCTTCTGGGGAATCGCGGACCATTCCGTGCGGCACTGGAACCAAACGGCGCGCTCCGCCCGCTTCAGGCCGTGATAGACGGAAGGCTCCTGACGCGCGCGCAACCATGCGAGTTCATGATGACCCGCATCGGCGAAATTCGCGCCCACCTCCAGCAGGCCGTTTTCGATCGCGCGGCGGCACGTTCCGAGAGTGGGAGTGGAAATGTGCAGCGGCTCTCCGATCACCACCTCCACCGAGGAGCGGAAACTCCCCGGATCGTGGTAGTGCAGCCCCACCGGGACGATGACGGGACAGATCCCCGATCGCTCCCAACACTCCAGCGCGATCCGAGCCGCGCCGGAATGGTAGGGGAGATGCCGCGGGCCGAGCGTGCTGGTGCCTTCCGGAAAGATGCAGAGCTGGCCGGCTGCCAGCAGGTGGTCCACACAGTCGCGGAGAGCCCCGCTGTTGTCGCCACCCCCATCCTTCTGGCGCGCCACCCCGATACCTCCAAAGAAGAACCGCTGGAAGCGCGTTCGGGTGAGCCGGGCGGACAGCATGAACTCCAGCCGCGGCATCAGCGCGTGGAGCAGGAAGCCATCGACCGCGCCATTGCGGTGGGTGGCCACGATCAGCACCGGCGCATCGGCGGGTAGTTCGCCATTCATGCGAACCTTGGAGAACCACGTCGCCGTGATCAGCGTGTGCAAGGCTTTCCTCCAGAGATCAGGGAGATGGGATGAAGCATGTGGTTGGTCCACGCCTTTTCATAGCGCGGGATGAACCGTTTTCAAAATTGATAGAAATCGCCAAATCATCGTCAAAAACGATGATATTCACGTGGAGACCGTAAACGAAAAAGCCAGGACCGGCGGACCGCGGAACGGGTTTGACGCGCGTTCATCCGGGAGGCAATGCTGCCATTTGTCATGAAAGCAAGGAAGGGGAGACTGCTGGCAGTTGGGATTACAGCAGGGCTTGTCGTGACCGGGCTCCTTTCCTTCCGGCTCTGGCTAGAGTGTTTTTGCCACGGCGAGATTTCGGAGTCCTTGTGGAAAAGTGGAGTGTCGCTCGCTGGCATGGAAGATTTGGAAGGATACC comes from Luteolibacter sp. LG18 and encodes:
- a CDS encoding 1-acyl-sn-glycerol-3-phosphate acyltransferase, with the protein product MHTLITATWFSKVRMNGELPADAPVLIVATHRNGAVDGFLLHALMPRLEFMLSARLTRTRFQRFFFGGIGVARQKDGGGDNSGALRDCVDHLLAAGQLCIFPEGTSTLGPRHLPYHSGAARIALECWERSGICPVIVPVGLHYHDPGSFRSSVEVVIGEPLHISTPTLGTCRRAIENGLLEVGANFADAGHHELAWLRARQEPSVYHGLKRAERAVWFQCRTEWSAIPQKIRNLALRATPARPDLLPLCLTPLLLPGMILHLPVLMTAALASRCMADGPNVVALWKILGGTMVALVCCPLLLIAAGVFTGLPGIFTVTAATVLLLALWNPVRTAWRNLRYLLAPATARQAILQLSRLPLHDV